In a single window of the Limnochorda sp. L945t genome:
- the asnB gene encoding asparagine synthase (glutamine-hydrolyzing) → MCGIAGWVDWRRDLTHEMPTVEVMGSTLACRGPDERGNWISPHAAFSHRRLVVVDPAGGHQPMVRSRGPYRFVLVYNGELYNTEELRHELFARGHRFEGRSDTEVLLLAYVEWGPRCVERFNGIFAFGIWDEEKQWLFAARDRLGVKPFFYAERDGGLLFGSELKALLAHPLVPPEVDAEGLAEVFVMGPARTPGHGVFRGVRELEPGWWMIFERDPSAGTPPRGRIRMSRYWSLESRPHEDDLPTTAERVRSLVEDSVSRQLVADVPVCTLLSGGIDSSAVTAFAQAEFRRRGMPPIRTYSIDYRGNEQHFRPSEFQPHSDGPWVHRVSEFLGTDHRRVVIDTPELAEALRWAVRARDLPGMADVDSSLLLFSRAIKQESTVALSGECADEVFGGYPWFWREEDLRADTFPWARWLAGRVRLFSRDLVATVQPEQYLRRRYHEALDEVPRLEGESPEEARLREIAYLSLTRFMPTLLDRKDRMSMAVGLEVRVPYCDHRLVEYVWNIPWRMKMHEGREKGILRLALKGVLPDDVVARRKSPYPKTYDPAYLEAVRDWVLGLLDDPSSPLRPFVDRELVRRFAVEEAGSVHLPWFGQLMSGPQLLAYLAQVDTWLRDYHVRVRA, encoded by the coding sequence ATGTGCGGGATTGCCGGCTGGGTCGACTGGCGACGAGACCTGACCCACGAGATGCCCACGGTGGAGGTGATGGGCAGCACGCTGGCGTGCCGGGGGCCCGACGAACGAGGCAACTGGATCTCCCCGCATGCCGCGTTCAGCCACCGGCGGCTGGTGGTCGTCGATCCGGCGGGCGGGCACCAGCCCATGGTCCGTTCCCGGGGACCGTATCGCTTCGTGCTGGTGTACAATGGAGAGCTGTACAACACCGAGGAGCTCCGCCACGAACTGTTCGCACGGGGCCACCGGTTCGAGGGCCGCTCCGACACCGAGGTGTTGCTGCTCGCCTACGTGGAGTGGGGCCCCCGGTGCGTGGAACGCTTCAACGGCATCTTCGCGTTCGGCATCTGGGACGAGGAAAAGCAGTGGCTCTTCGCCGCCCGGGATCGCCTCGGAGTCAAGCCCTTCTTCTACGCCGAGCGCGACGGCGGGCTGCTGTTCGGCTCGGAGTTGAAAGCGCTGCTGGCGCACCCCCTCGTGCCGCCGGAAGTGGATGCCGAAGGGCTTGCCGAAGTGTTCGTGATGGGGCCGGCGCGCACTCCCGGGCATGGCGTGTTCCGGGGAGTGCGAGAGCTCGAGCCCGGATGGTGGATGATCTTCGAGCGGGATCCGTCCGCCGGGACGCCCCCGAGAGGCCGCATCCGGATGTCCCGGTACTGGTCGCTCGAAAGCCGGCCGCACGAGGACGACCTCCCCACGACCGCCGAGCGGGTGCGCTCCCTCGTCGAGGACAGCGTCTCCCGGCAGCTCGTCGCCGACGTCCCCGTATGCACCCTGCTCTCCGGAGGCATCGACTCCAGCGCGGTGACCGCGTTTGCCCAGGCCGAGTTTCGCCGCAGGGGCATGCCTCCCATTCGCACCTATTCCATCGATTACCGGGGCAACGAGCAGCACTTCCGGCCGAGCGAGTTCCAGCCTCACTCGGACGGGCCGTGGGTGCACAGAGTTTCCGAGTTCCTGGGGACCGACCACCGTCGCGTGGTCATCGACACGCCGGAGCTGGCCGAGGCGCTGCGATGGGCGGTGCGCGCCCGGGACCTCCCCGGCATGGCCGACGTCGACTCGTCGCTGCTCCTGTTCAGCCGGGCCATCAAGCAGGAGAGCACCGTGGCGCTGTCAGGCGAGTGCGCGGACGAGGTGTTCGGCGGGTATCCGTGGTTCTGGCGGGAAGAGGACCTGAGGGCGGACACGTTCCCCTGGGCGAGATGGCTGGCAGGCCGGGTGCGGCTGTTTTCCCGGGACCTGGTCGCCACCGTGCAGCCGGAGCAGTACCTGCGCCGCCGCTACCACGAGGCCCTCGACGAGGTGCCGCGGCTCGAGGGCGAGAGCCCCGAGGAGGCGCGCCTGCGCGAGATCGCGTACTTGAGCCTGACCAGGTTCATGCCGACGCTGCTCGACCGCAAGGACCGCATGAGCATGGCGGTGGGTCTGGAGGTGCGGGTGCCGTACTGCGACCATCGCCTCGTCGAGTACGTCTGGAACATCCCGTGGCGCATGAAGATGCACGAGGGCCGGGAGAAAGGCATCCTGCGGCTGGCGCTCAAGGGCGTGCTGCCGGACGACGTGGTGGCGCGCCGCAAGAGCCCTTACCCCAAGACCTACGACCCGGCCTACCTCGAGGCCGTGCGCGACTGGGTGCTGGGGCTCCTGGACGACCCGTCGTCGCCGCTGCGGCCGTTCGTCGACCGGGAGCTCGTGCGGCGCTTCGCCGTCGAGGAAGCCGGATCGGTGCACCTGCCGTGGTTCGGCCAACTGATGAGCGGGCCGCAGCTGCTCGCCTACCTGGCGCAGGTCGACACGTGGCTTCGTGACTATCACGTGCGCGTGCGCGCCTGA
- a CDS encoding HAD family hydrolase: MEATEQAPRSERDARLDALCQRVAPHLRVVLLDAGNTLIYPDWERVAAWCRHEGVQVTARQLVQAEYVAKAAVDALVQRRRPSMPEGYFGVAMEAAGVPPEVRQRVLPRIAEAEHAGVMWLVVREGTAEALQQLRGAGLRLGVVSNADGRVEAFLEQAELRRWLDFVVDSHRVGVEKPDPAIFRIALERAGVAPDEAIHVGDICAIDVAGARSAGIEAVLMDPMGLYARCDVARIHDLGELAAAIVAHRGPRQAG; the protein is encoded by the coding sequence ATGGAAGCCACTGAACAGGCTCCCAGGAGCGAGCGCGACGCAAGGCTCGACGCGTTGTGCCAGCGAGTCGCGCCGCATCTGCGGGTGGTGCTGCTGGACGCCGGCAACACGCTGATTTACCCCGACTGGGAACGTGTAGCCGCATGGTGCCGCCACGAGGGCGTCCAGGTGACGGCCCGGCAGCTCGTCCAGGCCGAGTACGTGGCAAAGGCGGCCGTCGACGCGCTCGTGCAACGCCGCAGGCCCAGCATGCCGGAGGGCTACTTCGGGGTGGCGATGGAGGCGGCGGGTGTGCCGCCCGAGGTGCGCCAGCGCGTGCTGCCCCGTATCGCAGAAGCCGAGCACGCCGGGGTGATGTGGCTCGTCGTGCGGGAGGGCACGGCCGAGGCGCTGCAGCAGCTGCGCGGTGCGGGGCTCCGCCTGGGCGTGGTGTCCAACGCCGACGGGCGGGTCGAAGCCTTCCTGGAGCAGGCGGAGCTGCGCCGGTGGTTGGACTTCGTGGTGGACTCTCACCGAGTCGGGGTCGAGAAGCCCGACCCGGCCATCTTCCGCATCGCGCTAGAGCGAGCCGGGGTGGCGCCAGACGAGGCCATCCACGTCGGGGACATCTGCGCGATCGACGTGGCGGGAGCTCGGTCAGCGGGCATCGAGGCGGTGCTGATGGACCCCATGGGGCTGTACGCCCGGTGCGACGTGGCCAGGATTCACGACCTGGGAGAGCTCGCTGCCGCCATCGTGGCCCACCGGGGGCCCCGGCAGGCCGGATGA
- a CDS encoding DUF6883 domain-containing protein — translation MKARRSPRETSVFRAPGFTRETERKLTAAILEIARRGQLVTAVDSPYGTKYIVDGILTGPTGRVASVITVWVVEPDDPRPRFVTAYPK, via the coding sequence ATGAAGGCGCGGCGTTCGCCGCGCGAAACCAGCGTTTTTCGCGCGCCCGGGTTCACGAGAGAGACGGAGCGCAAACTGACCGCGGCTATCCTGGAGATCGCGCGACGTGGCCAACTCGTCACAGCGGTCGATTCGCCCTACGGCACGAAGTACATCGTCGACGGGATTCTCACGGGGCCGACCGGGAGAGTAGCTTCGGTGATTACGGTATGGGTCGTCGAGCCTGACGACCCGCGCCCCCGATTTGTAACGGCGTACCCAAAGTAA
- a CDS encoding DUF4926 domain-containing protein produces MVRELEMVVLTKDLLEHGLLRGDVGTVVHVYHSGEAAEVEFVAADGRTVALLTLKTDSIRPMDRSEILHARPLSLSPQGGGY; encoded by the coding sequence ATGGTCCGCGAGCTGGAGATGGTCGTCCTAACCAAAGACCTACTGGAGCATGGGTTACTCCGGGGCGACGTTGGCACCGTCGTGCACGTCTATCATAGTGGCGAGGCGGCAGAAGTCGAGTTCGTAGCGGCGGATGGCCGCACTGTGGCGCTGCTCACGCTGAAAACCGACTCGATTCGTCCCATGGATCGCTCGGAAATCCTGCATGCCCGCCCGTTGTCGTTATCCCCTCAAGGAGGGGGTTATTGA
- a CDS encoding type II toxin-antitoxin system HicA family toxin translates to MGVLAGLRYRDVVQKLRAAGFEFDRMAKGSHEIWRNPSTKRRTTVPHHPGELPEGTVRAIIREAGLTVEEF, encoded by the coding sequence ATGGGTGTACTGGCGGGCCTTCGATATCGGGACGTAGTTCAGAAGCTGCGCGCTGCCGGTTTTGAGTTCGACCGGATGGCGAAAGGCAGCCATGAGATCTGGCGAAACCCCTCGACCAAACGCCGCACGACCGTGCCGCACCATCCCGGAGAGCTTCCTGAAGGTACAGTGCGGGCCATCATTCGAGAAGCTGGCCTGACGGTGGAGGAGTTCTAG
- a CDS encoding type II toxin-antitoxin system HicB family antitoxin — protein MAEVLIRLRVEKLPEGVFLATSDDVPGLVAQGRTVAEAVEIAQDIARKIVESYREHGELLPPALQKVFSGRGEVVTPIAVD, from the coding sequence ATGGCCGAGGTACTGATACGCCTTCGAGTAGAGAAGCTACCGGAAGGTGTGTTTCTGGCCACGAGCGACGACGTTCCGGGCCTCGTGGCGCAGGGGCGTACGGTCGCGGAAGCGGTCGAGATCGCCCAGGACATAGCCCGAAAGATTGTGGAGTCCTACCGAGAGCACGGGGAACTCCTTCCCCCTGCCCTTCAGAAGGTCTTCTCCGGGCGCGGTGAGGTTGTTACCCCTATTGCCGTCGACTGA
- a CDS encoding IS256 family transposase — MTDLSIALLDLLRKYQDDPQLDALREGVRLLAQALMELEVSQQVGAGRYERSPQRKTQRNGYRDREWDTRVGTIPLRIPKLREGSYFPSLLEPRRRAEKALLSVVQEAYVEGVSTQKVDELVKALGMEGISRSQVSRLCQELDDHLTRFRERELTGEYPYVWLDAKAVKVRQDGRVVNMAAVVAIGVRETGEREVLGYAIGQAESYEFWSEFLRHLVHRGLKGVQLVISDAHEGLKRAIAEILAGASWQRCRVHFMRNLLAQVPKQAQAMVAALVRTIFVQPDAALAREQLEKVAESLRRRFPQAAERLLEAAEDVLTYMAFPPEHWRQIYSTNPLERLNREIGRRTDVVGIFPNPEAALRLIGAVLQEQHEEWMASRRYFSQESMAKLYAARQRTTGGESEGMPQLPDIAA; from the coding sequence GTGACCGATCTCAGCATCGCACTCTTGGACCTGCTGCGCAAGTACCAGGACGACCCCCAGCTCGACGCCCTGCGGGAGGGGGTCCGCCTGCTGGCCCAGGCCCTTATGGAGCTGGAGGTGAGCCAGCAGGTGGGGGCGGGGCGCTACGAACGCTCGCCCCAGCGCAAGACCCAGCGGAACGGCTACCGGGACCGCGAGTGGGACACCCGGGTCGGGACGATCCCCCTGCGCATCCCCAAGCTGCGGGAAGGCAGCTACTTCCCGTCGCTTCTGGAGCCCCGCCGGCGGGCCGAAAAGGCGCTGCTTTCGGTGGTCCAGGAGGCCTACGTCGAAGGGGTGAGCACCCAGAAAGTGGACGAGCTGGTCAAAGCCCTGGGGATGGAGGGGATCAGCCGAAGCCAGGTCTCCCGGCTGTGCCAGGAACTCGATGACCACCTCACCCGTTTCCGGGAGCGGGAGCTGACCGGCGAGTACCCGTACGTCTGGCTGGACGCCAAGGCCGTCAAGGTCCGCCAGGACGGCCGGGTGGTCAACATGGCTGCGGTGGTGGCCATCGGGGTGCGGGAGACGGGGGAGCGGGAGGTCCTGGGGTATGCCATCGGCCAGGCCGAAAGCTACGAGTTTTGGAGCGAGTTTTTGCGGCACCTGGTGCACCGGGGCCTCAAGGGGGTGCAGCTGGTCATCTCGGATGCCCACGAAGGCCTGAAGCGGGCCATTGCGGAGATCCTGGCCGGGGCCAGCTGGCAACGGTGCCGGGTGCACTTTATGCGCAACCTCCTGGCCCAGGTGCCCAAGCAGGCCCAGGCCATGGTGGCGGCGTTGGTGCGCACCATCTTCGTGCAGCCCGATGCGGCGCTGGCCCGGGAACAGCTGGAAAAGGTGGCCGAGAGCCTGAGGCGGCGCTTTCCCCAAGCGGCCGAGCGGCTGCTGGAGGCGGCCGAGGACGTACTGACCTACATGGCCTTTCCGCCCGAGCATTGGCGGCAGATTTACTCGACCAATCCCTTGGAGCGCCTGAACCGGGAGATCGGGCGGCGCACGGACGTCGTGGGCATCTTCCCCAACCCGGAGGCTGCGCTGCGCTTGATCGGGGCGGTGCTGCAGGAGCAGCACGAAGAGTGGATGGCGTCCCGGCGCTACTTCAGCCAGGAGTCCATGGCCAAGCTCTATGCTGCCCGGCAAAGAACGACAGGGGGTGAAAGCGAGGGAATGCCGCAGCTGCCTGACATCGCGGCGTAA
- a CDS encoding type II toxin-antitoxin system VapC family toxin: MILLDTNVLVYAVNVDAPQHSASRAILDAALGHRLPAMLVPQVLVEFYAVVTSARRVEHPLDPEAAWKEVAGLRAALPVLEVTSGALDALGRLVSERRAAGQHVFDLFLAAQMRAHRVNTVCSYDRAAFEGIAGIMVVTPEQLLPILSPPTET, encoded by the coding sequence GTGATCCTCCTCGATACGAATGTGCTGGTCTACGCCGTCAACGTGGACGCCCCGCAACACTCGGCAAGCCGCGCTATCCTTGACGCCGCCTTGGGCCATCGGCTCCCGGCCATGCTGGTTCCCCAGGTGCTGGTGGAGTTCTACGCGGTGGTTACCAGCGCCCGGCGGGTCGAGCATCCTTTGGATCCGGAGGCGGCATGGAAGGAGGTGGCCGGGCTGCGGGCGGCCCTTCCGGTGCTGGAGGTCACCTCGGGCGCCCTGGATGCTTTGGGCCGACTCGTATCTGAGCGGAGGGCGGCGGGGCAACACGTTTTCGATTTGTTCCTTGCCGCGCAGATGCGAGCCCACCGGGTCAACACGGTGTGCAGCTATGACCGTGCGGCTTTCGAGGGGATAGCCGGAATCATGGTAGTGACTCCCGAACAGCTCCTGCCGATACTGTCCCCGCCAACTGAGACGTGA
- a CDS encoding type II toxin-antitoxin system VapC family toxin, with amino-acid sequence MMSSRLVIDASVALSWAFEDEADVLSDRVLDALVDGVVVVPAVWPVEVSNGLVTAQRRGRITPAETARFLSLIGRLPVQVESFELGSMGSLVDAAREYNLSAYDASYLALAMSLGAPLATQDAALQEAATAAGVELFAGEGTRS; translated from the coding sequence ATGATGAGCAGCCGCCTGGTCATCGACGCGTCCGTGGCCTTGAGCTGGGCCTTCGAGGACGAGGCGGACGTCCTGTCGGATCGGGTGCTCGATGCGCTCGTGGATGGGGTGGTGGTGGTGCCGGCCGTGTGGCCCGTGGAGGTCTCTAACGGTCTCGTTACCGCCCAGCGACGCGGCCGGATCACGCCGGCAGAGACCGCCCGATTTCTTTCGTTGATCGGTCGGTTGCCGGTACAGGTAGAGTCCTTTGAGCTTGGTTCGATGGGCTCGCTCGTCGACGCGGCTCGCGAGTACAACCTCTCGGCGTACGACGCGAGTTACCTGGCACTCGCGATGTCGCTGGGGGCTCCGCTGGCGACTCAGGATGCGGCACTGCAGGAGGCGGCGACGGCGGCCGGTGTAGAGCTATTCGCCGGCGAGGGAACCCGTAGCTAA
- a CDS encoding metallophosphoesterase family protein: MLHVRGNHDVPDGPPENPVAETKAVAPARGPGAVKLGDVTFLVLNTSDPALGGVGGSVSTEQLRAFERLLDESTGPVVVLAHHPLDDHSIEGNPLFAPFPSWAFTREREALRSVIERSARVVAVFTGHVHWGSVRLVNTIPYVSVPSFLERWHESGAAPGAYAVATLGPGRRLRVDFRSLEAGMVVSFQHG, encoded by the coding sequence GTGCTGCACGTGCGGGGCAACCACGACGTGCCGGATGGCCCGCCGGAAAACCCGGTGGCGGAAACGAAGGCCGTCGCCCCGGCGCGCGGGCCCGGGGCCGTCAAGCTGGGCGATGTGACCTTCCTCGTGCTGAACACCAGCGACCCCGCGCTGGGCGGTGTCGGCGGGTCGGTGTCGACGGAGCAGCTCCGGGCGTTCGAACGGCTCCTTGACGAATCGACAGGGCCTGTGGTCGTCCTCGCACACCATCCTCTCGACGATCACAGCATTGAAGGCAACCCGCTGTTCGCCCCCTTCCCGAGCTGGGCCTTCACCCGCGAGCGGGAAGCCCTGCGATCCGTCATCGAACGCAGCGCCCGGGTGGTGGCCGTCTTCACCGGGCACGTGCACTGGGGAAGTGTCCGCCTCGTCAACACCATCCCCTACGTGTCGGTACCCTCTTTCCTCGAACGCTGGCACGAAAGCGGCGCTGCCCCGGGGGCCTACGCGGTCGCGACGCTCGGCCCGGGGCGCAGGCTGCGCGTGGACTTCCGCTCCCTCGAGGCGGGCATGGTCGTCAGCTTCCAGCACGGTTGA
- a CDS encoding DUF309 domain-containing protein, with amino-acid sequence MVSSERAGKLQWPVLGPPFDGALQSAVRLILERMGGIEHLLALYAAGSVVRGEGGPLSDLDLFAVHDHRWRQRVQVRLNGVPVEIFFNPPSQIRRDFEEERRRRRAPTAHMIATGFAMVEADQRARALREQARAMLDAGPPPLGLEEAVRMRYVAASLLEDAIDSQSTDPMSSLLLAARAVDGALRYRCAVAGRWEPRDKELATRTCEIDPALLQLLRAFHGAPDLASRIEAARRVVLRCTGVDGSFDWESPREFVVDPAWPVALVTFVDLFNTRRYWHAHEALEPEWRRTRSDFYRGLILYASAFVHAQRGNPSGVLHQLRKARERLARYAPSYLGLDVAAILEEAARVEARIAGQAGLPRGKELRAMMEWPSLHLDANRYAGTEPELAMPGDEPRS; translated from the coding sequence ATGGTGTCGTCCGAGAGGGCCGGGAAGCTGCAATGGCCTGTGCTCGGGCCGCCCTTCGACGGGGCCCTCCAATCGGCAGTCCGCCTGATTCTCGAGCGGATGGGCGGCATCGAGCACCTGCTGGCGCTGTACGCGGCGGGCAGTGTGGTACGCGGAGAAGGGGGGCCGCTGAGCGATCTCGACCTCTTCGCCGTCCACGACCACCGCTGGCGCCAGCGCGTGCAGGTGCGCTTGAACGGCGTCCCCGTCGAGATCTTCTTCAACCCGCCGTCCCAGATTCGCCGCGACTTCGAAGAGGAGCGCAGGAGGCGGCGGGCTCCGACGGCCCACATGATCGCCACCGGATTTGCCATGGTAGAGGCAGATCAACGAGCCAGGGCCTTGCGGGAGCAGGCGAGGGCGATGCTAGATGCCGGCCCCCCGCCGCTCGGGCTCGAAGAGGCCGTCAGGATGCGATACGTGGCTGCGAGCCTCCTGGAGGACGCCATCGACTCGCAGAGTACGGACCCGATGTCGTCGCTGTTACTCGCGGCGCGAGCCGTCGATGGGGCGCTGCGCTACCGGTGCGCGGTCGCGGGACGCTGGGAGCCCCGGGACAAAGAGCTGGCGACGCGCACCTGCGAGATCGATCCGGCGTTGCTCCAACTCCTGAGAGCCTTCCACGGCGCACCGGACCTTGCTTCCCGTATCGAGGCGGCCAGGAGGGTCGTCCTGCGCTGCACGGGGGTCGATGGATCCTTCGACTGGGAGTCACCCCGGGAGTTCGTCGTCGACCCGGCGTGGCCGGTGGCCCTCGTGACGTTCGTCGACCTTTTCAACACCCGCCGCTACTGGCACGCCCACGAGGCGCTGGAGCCGGAGTGGCGCCGCACCCGTAGCGACTTCTACCGCGGCCTCATCCTTTATGCCAGCGCATTCGTCCACGCGCAGCGGGGCAACCCCTCCGGAGTCTTGCACCAACTCCGCAAGGCTCGAGAGCGCCTTGCTCGCTACGCCCCATCCTACCTGGGACTCGACGTGGCGGCCATCCTCGAAGAGGCGGCCCGCGTCGAGGCCCGTATCGCGGGCCAGGCCGGCCTGCCTCGAGGCAAGGAGCTGCGGGCCATGATGGAATGGCCGAGCCTGCATCTCGATGCCAACCGGTACGCCGGTACCGAGCCGGAGCTTGCCATGCCCGGGGATGAGCCGCGGTCATGA